Within the Nicotiana tabacum cultivar K326 chromosome 11, ASM71507v2, whole genome shotgun sequence genome, the region cttcaggcaTGGCAAGGTGAGAGACGACGAGGCCAAGATCAACACTGCTGTGTTGTACCTCTCAGAAAATGTTGGCTGTGGTGGCATCGAAAGTGTACTGACATGGAAAAGGGGCTATGCAACATTGAGACGTGGGAGCAGTTCAagaaggagttgaagaagcaaTTCTACCGGTGAATGTGGTGTATGAGGCTAGGCGGAAGCTAAGGGAGCTCCGACAGACGGCCACAATTCGGGAGTATGTGCACGAGTCTACTACCTTAATGTTGCAAATCTCGTCATTGTCCGAGGAAGATTTCTTCTTCTACTTCATGGatgggttgcaaaattgggcaaAGCATAAGTTAAGAAGACATCAAATAGCCAACGTGAACGAGGCCATCGGAGTAGCCTAGTCACTTGTTGACTTCAAGATGGAGCCTTCCAAGTCCAAAGAAGGCAACGCCGAGAGGGATGAGGGAGATCATGATGAGGACAACGGGAAATGCATAGCCGAGGTATACAAGGGTAATGGCAAGGGGCCATCCCATAACGAACAGGGGTCCAAGAGAAACGGCAAAGGGCCGGAAAATAGTAGGGAGTACGTGCCTAAGGGAGGGTAGTGCTACTTCTGTGAAGGATCACATCGGGTAAGTGAATGCTCAGAGCTGGGGAAGCTTGCAGCAATGATAGGGAACTTTGCTCAAGCACATAAGGATGACACAGGGGAACCGCCTGTATTGGAGGGATGCGCTTGGAATCTAAGCCGAAAATAGGGGATTCCAAAGCCTATCTTGGCACCATGCAAATGGAGCATGGTGGCAGCAAGAAAAGTTGGACGGACATAGTTGAAGAGGATGGCGAGTTATAAAGTAATGGCATGCTATCGGACTCAGACGATGCACCAAGCAAAGGGTTCAAGTTTGCCAGTAAAGCTGGACCACGGAGGGCAGCCAAATAGGGGGTGGAAGCAGGACTCGATGCTTGAGAAGCTGCTAGACTTGGTTGAGTCATGGAAAGATTCAGGTCAAGAGCAAGGAGGGACATCCGATGGGCGGAGGATGGAGGCCATCATTGCTAGCCGTCCAAAGTACAAACAGCGTAATAAGAAGAAAGGTAGCCAGTACCTTGTGAAATGGGAAGGAGAACCGCTTCATAGGGCATCATGGCTAATGGACAAAGATCTTTGGCGACGCCAAGGTGAGGTGCGCGCATATGTGTCGATGCTTTGTGCCGAGGGCGGCACAAAATTGGGTGAGGGAGAGTGTCATGACTCGCCACaccatcatgccacataggtgtCACTTGGCATATATTTTTGCCATATGGAAGGGTTATATAAGTTAAGGAAAAGATCTTGGTGGAATATTCTAGAACTATGGAGAATTTCCTTAAAAAAGTTATAGATATTTATGCATTTGTAGGAAGGTTCTAAAGAAATATAGAGGTTTCCTTAGGAAGACCCTAGAACCCTATACAATTGTTAGGAAAATCCTTAGAAGAATCTAGctatgtagaatattctagaAAAGGGACTTAGTTGTAAATATGGAAGGACTTGTATaacaattattatttacatactagcccctaggtgattagtataaatagggggcattcatttgtaattcatcaaccaagcaaacaatcaagttctctctaatacaaaagctTCTTTTGACAATTCTCATGTGTTCTAACATTTCTTAGCGATCATGAGTGTAGTagggctgacttggcatagcaagaacgtgagcaagttatGCAAGATCGTGAGTGAGTTGCCAAGTGCCGCACGTGCGCTTAGTTcaagactaaggacgtgacatgTAGCTCTCTTTTTTTGGGGGGGACAAAGTAAGAATCTCAGCAGTATTAATAATTTCTCGAACATGTTACCCTGCCATGGAGTTTGGATGCATGAAATGTGTCTACTCTAAAGTTATGTCAACTGTGACAAGATCCTGATTATGCCAACATAATACTACGGTCAAAGAGAACAAAATAGACTTTTTTTTCCTAATGATGGTTCTAAGCTATCACATTGGTCAAATAATAGATTATTGAGGAAACCAAGATTAAATCGAGAAAAATGTCACAAAAGCCGGTAGATAACTGAGAACCATTTGTCACCCATTGGCCACTTATGATAGTGGCAGCCACTACCTGCTTCTACCTCACCTCACCTTAACAAACATGAGTCTACCCCATAATGACCTACCCACCACCCAACTTCAAGCGCACTGATGAATCTTCACCCAGTCACCCACagccaaaaacaaataacaatagctGGTCAGCCTGATTAACTTGCCAactttcacttttacttgtttaGAAATCTCTTTCACATTCCGGTTATCATCTAGATAGCTAGGTGTCATGAACCCCCAGCTTCATTGGATCATCAAACAAAGAGTCCCTTGTAGTCTACACTTGGGCAAAAACAATTGACTCACATGAATCAGAGTTGATTAACTCTTGGCATATTTCTCGTGTAATGATTGATCCGATGTATTGACTGTTGGCTCTTATAGCTTATACCTCCATAACTGGGCAGCATCACTGTCCTTTCCTTGTATACTTTTGTCATGCATTTGAGTTTCCCACTTCCAAATGAACATGATGTTTTGACAGATGTGATTGCTTTGATCGATTAAAGAAAATGTGGATCGAGCGCTACCCCTATGTCAAGAACAAGTGGATGGCACTCTATCCATAAAAAAGGTAGTGACCATCATCTCGGGTAAAGGAATGTAAAAATTGCATCATATGGCTGGTAACCAGATTAAGAAAAGACATTATCACTGAGAGTTGGGTCCAGTCCTAAAAGAATTGGGTTCTGAAGATTGCTTTTTGGTGCACCCATGTAGCTCAACTTAAGAATAGTATTTTATCTTTGATTGTTTTTTGGTGCACCCATGTAGCCCctacttgtatagaagattgggtgtcttttgtagagaatcatgttttGATGTGAATTCTCTACTTTTTGATATACTTCTTGTATACGGGAGTTTTTCTCCCTTTTATTAATagaatttaccttatcaaaaaaaaagaattgggTTCTAAGATGTTTATATTAAGGGCATCTCCACTGGTGCACTATTTTTTGCACCAAATCTAAATTTGGTGTAAAATTTAGTGTTCTTTTGCTCCAATGGAATACCAAATTTTGCACCATTTTAGTGTGTGAATAGTGTCACACCAAatttgatttattattattttattcatctttttactttttggacttttaatttatcatatattgtgtatataattaatttttatattgagatctttataattttaattgtatatcctattttttgatatattaatttttgtatatattatatttatataaaattataagttaattttattattattataattgtataaaaagaaatataaccattatttaaaaatgaaaaatgcaaatgtaagatATCTAATGTTGTTAAAATTGAAAAGTGgaaactaaaatttaaaaaagaaaattaacaatacataaaataaaaatacattaaaattaaaagtacatCAAAGGAGGATACATTAAAATTGAAATTAcattaaaatttatttaattatcttttatcaatgatttcactttagttgatttatcctttaaaataattttgtaataaatgattatataagtggtgaatgtgaattatatgtgatgaatatggaaaaaagtaaaaagatagaatttgtttgaaggaaataaaaaaaaattaaatagaagataataatataaatatagaagagagagaagaatataaaaagaaatattcTTTTTTGGTGTAAAAAATGGTGTAATGGTTGGAGTAAATTTGGTGTTACACCATTTTGGTGTGAAATTTCGTGTTAGGGTTGGAGATGGTCTAAGCTCCTACACATCACTACTTAAGATCAAGTTCTCATGGAGAGAAAAAAAAAGCTAAATTATACCAGCCTTTGAACTCAGCTCATTATTCCTCCACCCCAAAAATCCTCTTCAAAATTTGCAGGCATTCACTAGTTAGAGAATTTTATCACATTTCAGAAGGTCTAGACTCTCGCAAACACTTTCTACCATTCAATTCCTCCACAACCTCATACCCGGTAGACGTGTAGAATTAAATGACTGAACTACATTAGCATAATAATTCATGCAAGACGCTATCATATGCGCATTAAACTCAGCCAAGTGCACTTAAAGTTTCAATCTTaaacaagagaatatatataaaaaccAATTGAATGTTTCAGTTTAACAAATCacccaaaaaaaattaaataaattcagCCAGTTTACAATTTCAAAGGATCAATAGGATGTTAGAAACATGCTCTACAAAAGGTAAAATACATATGAATTTAGGTTTTGGTCAAGTCGAAGTAAGACCTACTACTTACCAAGATATTCGACCTCCTTCAGTATCGACTTAAAATCCATCTTTGGTTCCTTCATGTCCATATTTGGCCAAATCTTATTTCTTCCTTCTTCCCCTTTAAAATTTATCAGTAAAACAAATCAGAGAAATAAAGAATGCAAAATTAACTTGTAAAGATGAGATGAGAACTACAATTTCACTAGAGAAAATGGAGAAAAGCAATTTCGCCGTTCAATCGCCGAAGAAGAGAAGGTTGAAACTTGAAACTGTGTTCAAGGGTTTTTGGCTTTGgaataaaaggagaaaatgacaaaaaaggtgtttggctaagcttatataTAACCTCGTCAAACTAGCTTGCAAGCACATATCAAATGTTTGATGCATTGCTTTGCGGCGACGAAGACAATGTTTGTTTCTCTCCAAATAtttatttaggtttattttttacttagaaatttttgtcaatttattaattattataacttatgacTATATGCTTATCATAAAAGTTTTCTTATCTTAAACACAAttgtattttaaataaaataataaatagaatattttgtatttaAATCGATctggaatctaaaattttgaagaaattataCTCTTATAAGTATAAACAGTTCTAAGGTTATTTAAGTTATTTTAacagaaacaacatttttttctCAAATACTGCAAcaacttattatcaatttcagcacttgtatccaaacacgtaactgcttatttattaaatcacTTTTAACacttaaaagtgtttttcagCACCTAATATTTATTAGCTGCttcaaatcagctaatccaaaaCGGGCTCAAAACAAGTCCTTATGTATGAGAGTTGATGTACAAAAGCCCTTTAAATATGTACCTGAAACAGTTGCAGTCCTTTATGCTCGCCGGGATATTTATTGTTCAAAATTGAAGGCAgagtttaatttttgaaagaaagtaAATATTAATTTATGAAGGCAGAGTAAATATGATTTACCTTTTGATTAGGATTCTGATCGTctataaaaaagaaattaaaaagcaATATAATGGATTATAAATGAGGTATTTAATcttataaatttatttttgttttacccgtatattttctatattattcTAAAGACATGTGGAGCAGTATTTTTTTTTACTGAGCGAGCTAAAATGGAGCATAATTCATCACTTTCAGGAACTTACgcttttcttaatttttattttataactcaaacacattatttagtttttaaatttttattttataactcaaacacattattTAGTTTTTGATTCAATACTCGCGCCCCTTAGTCCTTTACTTGCTAATCTATGCATGagttatagcctgtttggccaagtttctttttggccaaaagtgcttttttttggGCCGAAAACACTTTTGgacaaaaattgaggtgtttggccaagcttttggaaggaaaaggtgtgcttttgaagagaagcagaagcagttttgaagaagcagaaaaaagtagcttctctccaaaagcacttttttgagaagcacttttgagaaaaatacacgtagaagcagttttttaaagcttggtcaaacactaattgctgttcagaagtgcttttcaaactaattagtcaaacacaaactgcttctcaccaaaagtactttgagaaaagcacttttgaaaaaaaacacttcttaaaataagctgatttttgcgtcttggccaaacaggctattaatgtGGCTTGCACCTTGGATATTCAATTTTATGGATAAAACCTTAACTATTAGGCCATTGATAAGCATGTACTTATGGTTGGTGGGAGAAATTGCAAATCATATGATGTGATTTCAAATCCGATGCAATTATGAGCTATattgctcggactctccaaaaGTGTTGTTGCATCCACGTCGGATCCTCCGAAAATGTATTAAATTTGGAGAATTTAACACACACCCAACAACCTTTTTGAAGAGTTCCAGCAACATATTTATGAGTATTCAGTATTCACACGCTAGAAAAAATCTTGTTACCACAGCATATCAAGCAACATATTAAACGGCTTAAAAGACCGGCAAATTTCATCTTTATGTGTAAAATAATGAGCAGAAATGATAcacacacaagccaaaacttcaGATTTAGACCAAGAATGATTCCACACTAGTATATGTGTTTCACTCAACATTAATCTGACTTCTGAAATACACAAACTTCAAAACTTGGATAACCAAAGACAAAACATTTGAGTCTTAAGTCCAACAAAGCAGAACATACAACTTATTAGCTAAAGAGTATACAAATTTAATGCCCCTTTTACAGAGGGGTATAATAACTTTATGATTTAGTATATATTCACTGACAAATAGAGGGAACACCAAAAGGTTAAAAGAAGTATTCCACAAAAAAGAATAAATGgaacaaatttaaacaaatatgaaTGTGTCAGCTCCAGCTGCTTAATATCTACACTGATGACTTCCCACCTATACTCCTCTCTTTTTATTCTACCACCTTGTATACTAATATCTCTTCCTGCAAAACCCTCCCACAGTACTACAAATCAAATGTCTGGCCGCGAAAGGAAATCCCAACAATTGCTTGCTGGATCATTTTAGACTAATCGTCACAATTCAATCCGCAGACTTCTAACACAGGGCCATCTCTTGAGACAAACGGGTTGACTCGTACCCACAACAAGGTTAATACTGAAGCAAGCAGAATCGACCATACAACAACTATGGTCGGTGTTCGCTCTTGCTTTCCCATCAATCCTTTGAGGAATGGGTAAAGATGAATAATAACCCACAAGGCAAAGAATAGCCTACCAAATAAGGGTCCCCAAGAATCATAACCGTTATTTATTGCATCCGAGATGCCAACCACAACTCCAACCATGTTGACTATTAGCAAAGTAGTAGGTGGGATTAATAATGATGTCCACTTGAAGATATAGAGATCTGAAAATGCCCCGTCGTCTCCTGCTTTGGATGTGACAGTGAAACTTGTTTCCACACCAGCCAAAACCTTGAGCAATCCTTGAAAGAGAGCAAAAAAATGCGAGGATGCGCCTCCAATAACCCAAAACTGCTCATTTCTCCACCAATCATCTATACCAACACCACCCCACTGCATCTCAAGGATACCAGTGGCAGCAATAGATATGAAGAGTGCCATGAATAAGATGCTGGCATAATTACTGATCTGCGGATGAAATAAATGATCAGAAAATGGGAGTGGAAGTGCGATCCTCAAGTATTTAGAAGTATCATTAGGTGTCTCACTAATGCTATGAAATGCATGTAAACAAGCATTTCTAAATATATGGTTAAGCCAatgaaagatatatatatatatatatcattgcaTGTAAATCATTGCTTTTTTAGTAATTCTTTTTAAAAGATTTATCAGGTCAATAGTGGAACAAGAGAATTAAGTTACCTCAGGAACGATGAATTTTCCAGTGAGAAGGCAGATGGCGGGTAAGAAACAGTAGACAATCAAGGGAATGGACGTCAAAGGATATACAACTGAATTTATGTAAGAGAATCTCTCCAGAAATTTCAATCCACCTCCATATCCATACCAGATTGGGCAATGCTTGCTCAGCAAAATTTCAACTGAGCCTAGAGCCCACCTAAGAACCTGATGGAGACGGTCCGAAAGATTAATAGGGGCTGAACCCTTGAAAGCAGCCCGCTGAGGCATACAATAAACGGACCTCCATCCGTGGCAATGCATCTTGAATCCAGTCAAGATATCTTCCGTGACGGAGCCATAAATCCACCCAACCTGGTTAAAAGGTTAAAGATGCCATGAGTTATTGAACCAAATTTACTACATTCTTCCGTAACAAAAAAGTAACGAATGGGTCTTACCTCCTTCCCCCATTCTGTTTTATCTTCGTAACCACAGCTAATAACATGAATGGCTTCCTTCAAAAGTGATGAGGTACTGGCCTCCATTGGAAGACCACCATTCTCTAAAAGCGTTGAGGCAACAAAAACAGGAGACTGCCCGAATTTTTTCTCTAGTTTCACTTGGGAAGCCAGGTGTGAATCCACGTTTGCTACTGTAATGCagtaacataagttagtcttttcACCTCTACTTGGTCAGTGCATAAACGACAAGAACTATTATTCTTTAAGAGCATAAAGGTAACCTTCAACTCCTTCTTCAATTGTTTCAAGAGCATATATTTGCTTTGATGTCTCCCTGTGCTTTGGCTTCTTCTCTTTCTTCGTTTTCCCTTTCTTGTTCGTTTTCGATCTGAAGCAGCAACAGCAAAAGCACAACTTAGACCAGCAGTTGCAGGTCTTGCTTGGTTTCTTCTTTTTGGCAGGAGCATCATATCCGTAAAGTGCATGTCTTCTGAAAACACACCCCGTACCAACATATATTGGTCCTTGTATACCATCTAAACCTTTCATGTTAATCTGTAAAGATTTTCAAGAAATCAGTTTCTGCCTAGATGGATTAAGAATTCAAATCTTGTCAATGCAACAAGGGGTATATATACGTACATCAAAGAATACCACATTTCTGTTTGAGTATCTGTCGTGACGATCAATCCCATCAAACCTTTGAGGAAACTGCACGTAGCAGATTTTTTTTCCTGAGGTGGGATCCATCATGAAACACATGGCTTCCCTCAATGCCTTGCTATTGTTGATGTAGTGATCACAATCAACATTTAACAGGTAAGGAGCATTTGATATGACTGCTGAAACCCTCATCTATATACCAGAAGGAAAGACAACATTGACAAAATCAGAACACCCTATTTTCATGAATaagaattttctttttgtttccctATTTAGGAAACATAAGGTCAGTTGAATTACCAAAGCATTCATGGCGCCTGCTTTTTTATGGTGATCGAACCCAGGTCTCTTTTCACGGGAAACATAAACCAGGCGAGGTAATTCATTTCCTTCAACATCTCGAACACCATCTTCACCAAGGAATACCTATAGAAGAGTTAATCAGAAGCTGTCTATGCCCTGGGATTCATCTAGAATATCCTTGCTGACTATAGAGTTTGATGGTCCGTGGCAGGgacaggatttttttttttaaattaacaaACTCAGTGTTGAATCCGTGCTGTTACTTAGTGGAAATTATGGGAAGATAGAGAAGATATAGTGAATGACCAGGGAAAGATAAATAAGACGTACATGATAAAATTGCAATAAATTAGATGGGTAATGTATAACTTGCCAGcagaaattttgaagaaagactATGTTTGAAGGTAAAAGAAGTCTCAGTCAGTTGTatagaattttgaagaaagacTATGTTTGAAGGTAAAAGAAGTCTCAGTCAGTTGCATAGTGAATACATGACAAAAAATTGCTCTTACCTGGATCATACCAGGATGATCTCTGACATTGTTCCCGGGCCATGGTGTGCCATCCTGCATTGTCCAACCTTCCTCAGGAACCTTTTGAGCAGTTGCCACTAGACCGTTTATGCGGACTTTAAACTCTTCATATTCTCTCTGCAAGCCATAAACACAACAACATATTCAGATCAAGCCAACCAGAAGGAAGAAACTTAAATGCCTGAAACAGGTTTTGATGCATGTCAAAAGAAACGGATAGATTAATATGTGCTACAAACCTTCATGGCTCGGCGTTCCCTTACAAATTCAGGATGAACTTTATTTTTCAGATAGTCCATCTTTAGAGAAAAATACCATTCTGGAGCACGGGGTTCAATATTGTATTTCTTGCAGAAAGGAGTCCATTTTCTGGCAAATTCAGATGTCTCGGAAAGGGCTTCAAAAGTAAGCATAGCAGCACCATCATCTGACACATAGCATGTAACTTTATCCACTGGATAATCCACAGCAAGAATGGATAAAACAGTGTTTGCAGTGATTAATGGTGGTTCTTTCAAGGGATCGACTGTGCTGACAAAAATGTCGACGGGAGCCAACTCCGAAggctttccttctttttcatacCTGAAACAATAAAGCATGTGAATACTCAACAGATTCTCTAAAAACGAATGAACCCATTAAGGCTATGCCAAAAGTCAGGATAAATTAATCTGCAGATCTCCTCAATTGCAAGTAGACCCCAAAATATTATAACAGCAGAACCCTACCTGAGTGAAAGCCGATCAAGGTATGTTTCTCGCACTATCGGGCACCACTTTGGGAACTGATCAAGAATCCATGAAGCAGCAAACCATATCTCACAAATAACCGATGTTAACCACAAGCCATAAGCATCATTAACTGGATGAAGAATTCTATAATGGAAGAAGAGGCCAAGAATTGCGAGACGGAGTATGATTAGAATTCTGTACGGGCTTATCTTGCTTGCAGAAATGGGCAACTTTCTAGATAGTGGCTGCCTTCCTTCATCCATCCTGAGAGAAAGAGCATTTAAGAAAAGCTTGCTTAAAATTCACTGAAACATTAGTGAGTTAGAACGACAGTATTTATAACTCAGGAAGAACAATCGTGCTTTTTATCCTGCATACATTATTAAAAAAACTGCATAGTTTCCCTTCCGCACTTATACCAGTTGAGCCGCcaataaaaaaggaaaatcaaaattaTTTACGTACATAGGCAAATCAGGATCATCCAGATCATCCCCATGAAAGCCTCCACCACCATTTCCTTGATGCTTGACCACCTGGAGTTTCTCGATCTGCTTTTTCTTCCACTCTTCCATTCGGTCCTTCCAAGAAACACTTCCGTAGCCATATAGCGCAATGTCTTTCTGTGGAACCATTGGCCTTGGATGCACTATGACACCAGAAAAGTGTTGCATCACTCTCATGTAATCAGGTACAACAATTGAGAGAATACACAATAAGAATGGGCTAAAATAACTTACAGGATGTTGATGACTCAGTATGAGGAGTTGGATAAACCCCATTTccagagccagtagatggaggaACTATGAGAGCATGCTGATCAGACATCATCTGAGCATCCTGGAATGTGAAAATGGGAAATATTAGACTTACACATTCTCCAGATTATGCAAGTGAtcgtttttcttcttttcattattCAAATTAAAGGCTTAAAGGGATAAATTTACCTCTTCGCCATAGGTCAAAAGAGGTATTTCTATTCCAGGAGTAGATGAATCTTGTTTTGAGGACGTGGCATTTTCGTATGAACCAGCATGACCACTTCCCCCATAAACAGAAGGAACAGGACCTGAACCATGGCGGCTTAAACTCCCAACACTGTAATCAAACTCGTGCTCTATGTCATCaatgtcgtcttcttcttcatctccctCAACACGCGGACTACCTGAATCAAACCCATATATATTGAATAAATGTAATGTGTCCGATGTACTCAGCCGGGCATCTTCTGACGTTCGCATAAAACAGCAAAACATGCATACCTttaattcgcttgtatctagtttTGCACTGAGGGCAAGCTTGATTTCCCTCTCTTCTTTCGTACTCATAACATGGTCTACAAACAGGGAAAGCACATTCGTTGCAAGCAACAAAGGGCTCTCCATCCACTGTAATTTCAATTTCATCCCCACAAATCTGGCAAACTTGTCCACTTAATTCGCGCACTGACTTTATCTGGACAACACAAACATCATCCACAACAAAAATTTACTGCAGTCAGCATCCAATCACCAGTGCAAAGAGTAAAACTTAGGTTGACTTTTATTCACAAAGTAATAAAGATCATTTGATACAGCAGGAAAATGGAGTAAAGCTAAGAACAAGAAGCCTcaagaaaaattagaaaaaagcGGTCTGCATTTCAAAATGATcctcaaataaaaattaaaatcacAAGGACAGGTTAAAAAAATAAGAACattgaagaaaaacaaagaatgaACCGTTGTAATTTCATAGGTTAACAAATTTGCCTACACCAATTAGTAAACAAATGCTGACAAAATATAAGACAAACTACAATTATATAATAAAAGAAATAGTCCAAAACCACTCAAATTAAAAGTTCAAAGAATATCAAGGAAAACTAACAATCACAAAAGTACAGCTGAAATAAACTCCTCCAATTAACGAAGGAAatgaaaacaaagggaaaaagaagtagaaaagcAAAATACATTCTCAGCACAAATCTCCTGCAAGTCAAATGAACCAAAAAATCCAGATGCAGAAACTAAAGAAAAAGCAGAAAGTTTACTtataaaaaaacagaaatttttTGCCATAAAAACCCTAATCAGATTAAATATTAATCCCCACCACAAATAGAACCGACAAAGGGCAAATGAGTATCTGAAGAACTGACAATATAACAAAAATGAGGAATTTTTAGAGACTTACCCTTCCAATTTCATCAGCATTGATTAGCACAAACTCATTCCTATTGTGTGAACCAGCAATAAGCCTTCCTCCAGTATTCATCGCCATTTTTCACAATCAAAAATCCcagaaaaataataaatcttGAAATTTATCAAAAACCCCacctcaaaaattcaacctttcaGTGCCCAAAATGAATAAAGGAGCCACCTTTTACACTAAAAACTAAATCTTGGGAAACTCAAGAGTATAGTAACCCCCCATCAGAAAATACCCAAAACTAAAAGACCCCTCAACATTGAGAAAAGCACAATATATTAAAAAAGGGCAAACCCCAATTAGGAGAAAACCCCAGAAATAAACTACAATAATACAATATTGTTACACAATAAAAAGTACCCAAAAAGATAATGGTGTTTgccaagaaaagaaaaatacaaaaaaataaaagtagtTTCTTTCTTTACAACAAGCTAAGACTTGACTGTAATCTGGCTGGAAGTGGTactataaagaaaagaaagaaa harbors:
- the LOC107769737 gene encoding cellulose synthase A catalytic subunit 2 [UDP-forming] codes for the protein MAMNTGGRLIAGSHNRNEFVLINADEIGRIKSVRELSGQVCQICGDEIEITVDGEPFVACNECAFPVCRPCYEYERREGNQACPQCKTRYKRIKGSPRVEGDEEEDDIDDIEHEFDYSVGSLSRHGSGPVPSVYGGSGHAGSYENATSSKQDSSTPGIEIPLLTYGEEDAQMMSDQHALIVPPSTGSGNGVYPTPHTESSTSLHPRPMVPQKDIALYGYGSVSWKDRMEEWKKKQIEKLQVVKHQGNGGGGFHGDDLDDPDLPMMDEGRQPLSRKLPISASKISPYRILIILRLAILGLFFHYRILHPVNDAYGLWLTSVICEIWFAASWILDQFPKWCPIVRETYLDRLSLRYEKEGKPSELAPVDIFVSTVDPLKEPPLITANTVLSILAVDYPVDKVTCYVSDDGAAMLTFEALSETSEFARKWTPFCKKYNIEPRAPEWYFSLKMDYLKNKVHPEFVRERRAMKREYEEFKVRINGLVATAQKVPEEGWTMQDGTPWPGNNVRDHPGMIQVFLGEDGVRDVEGNELPRLVYVSREKRPGFDHHKKAGAMNALMRVSAVISNAPYLLNVDCDHYINNSKALREAMCFMMDPTSGKKICYVQFPQRFDGIDRHDRYSNRNVVFFDINMKGLDGIQGPIYVGTGCVFRRHALYGYDAPAKKKKPSKTCNCWSKLCFCCCCFRSKTNKKGKTKKEKKPKHRETSKQIYALETIEEGVEVANVDSHLASQVKLEKKFGQSPVFVASTLLENGGLPMEASTSSLLKEAIHVISCGYEDKTEWGKEVGWIYGSVTEDILTGFKMHCHGWRSVYCMPQRAAFKGSAPINLSDRLHQVLRWALGSVEILLSKHCPIWYGYGGGLKFLERFSYINSVVYPLTSIPLIVYCFLPAICLLTGKFIVPEISNYASILFMALFISIAATGILEMQWGGVGIDDWWRNEQFWVIGGASSHFFALFQGLLKVLAGVETSFTVTSKAGDDGAFSDLYIFKWTSLLIPPTTLLIVNMVGVVVGISDAINNGYDSWGPLFGRLFFALWVIIHLYPFLKGLMGKQERTPTIVVVWSILLASVLTLLWVRVNPFVSRDGPVLEVCGLNCDD